The Rhododendron vialii isolate Sample 1 chromosome 8a, ASM3025357v1 genome has a window encoding:
- the LOC131298642 gene encoding protein MAINTENANCE OF MERISTEMS-like, producing MAAYGQFVEYWDHEPATDEEAAQTARAYLLYLFGASLFPNRRSRVHLCYLAGLVDLGQAGCFDWGGAALCTLYCLLGAASRGVGDTVGGYWRVFELWAYEVLGMFPPENTCTDSNLLPRGLAWGKAYRRAKERRGEVMTFRRRLDNLTGVVVRWDRWAGMEADFLPRSREVTQSRVLLECPLGWQWYLGDRRTESYTRAELELFTVPDTDLERHLRRPLDYAAYADRYLARSLRVEEEFERRVAGVGAWRDEGGARSRGGRSTRGRG from the exons ATGGCAGCTTACGGGCAGTTcgtggagtactgggaccacgaGCCTGCGACCGACGAGGAGGCGGCCCAGACGGCTCGAGCATACTTGctatacttgttcggggcttctCTGTTCCCGAACAGGCGTAGCCGGGTGCACCTGTGCTATCTAGCGGGCTTGGTCGACTTAGGACAGGCGGGATgcttcgactggggaggtgctgctctGTGCACGCTCTACTGTCTCCTTGGAGCTGCTTCTCGCGGGGTTGGAGACACAGTTGGAGGGTACTGGCGGGTGTTTGAG ctttgggcttacgaggttctcGGGATGTTCCCACCTGAGAATACTTGTACGGACTCGAACTTACTCCCACGCGGCTTAGCCTGGGGTAAGGCGTACCGGAGAGCAAAGGAGCGACGAGGAGAGGTGATGACTTTCCGGCGCCGGCTGGACAACCTGACAGGGGTTGTG gttcGCTGGGACCGGTGGGCAGGGATGGAGGCTGACTTCCTTCCGAGGAGTCGGGAGGTGACGCAGAGCAGGGTCCTACTGGAGTGCCCACTgggttggcagtggtacctgggggatcga AGGACTGAGTCCTACACTCGTGCTGAGCTTGAGCTGTTCACCGTGCCGGACACGGATCTAGAGAGGCACCTGCGACGCCCCTTGGACTATGCTGCTTATGCAGATCGGTACCTGGCGAGGAGCCTgagggtggaggaggagttcgaGAGACGGGTAGCTGGAGTGGGGGCTTGGAGGGACGAGGGCGGAGCGCGGAGCCGCGGTGGTCGCTCTACACGGGGTCGGGGATGA